The segment AGGCGCCGCAGAGGTTGGATGACAGGAGCGGGACGCGGAAATCGGGGCGGACGGTTCGGATGGCATCGAGCGTCACCATGCCGGTGCCCGAAAGGACGATGGCGGAATTCTTCGGGGGCTGGACGGATTTCAGCGCCTTGACGACCTGCGGGGTCGTGGCGTCGTAGGCGCCGAGTCCAGCGCCGTCGTCGAAGACCCGCGTGATCGAGACCACGCGGTGGCCGGCCGCCTTCCAGTAGCCCGCGCCCAGGGAGGTCAGCCAGTCCGGGTAGGGAGATACCAGGGAAATCTCGTCGCAACGTAATGCTTGAAGCGCTTCGTGAATGGCCAGGCTGGCGGTAATGGTGCGCACGCCGGTTGCCGAGGTCAGGTCGGCGCAGAGTTTCCTGTCGCCCTCGGGCAGCAGGCGGTACGAGGGACCGGTGACGGCGATCAGCACCGATTCCGGGTTCAGGGCGCCGTACGACTCGATGGCCTTGCGGTAATGCGTTATGTACAAGCGATTACGTTCCTCGAGCGGTTTACCGGGCATGAGGGGGAGCCGCGACACATACATCGTCATGCCCTCCGGGAGCAGGCGGGCCATTTCCGGCTCCACGGTCGGGTTGGCCGGAGGGACGACCACGCCCACCTGCCGGGTCATTGCGGGATCAGCCGTCAAGGCTTTCACGATGCGGCTTCACGCGCGGGGCGATATCCAGCATCGATGCGGACCGCAGAAATTCCCGCGACCTGTCCGGATCGTCGGCGCAGCCGCGTACTTCGCGAAGCCAGTCATCGGCCCTGGCGACCCTTTGATCGGTGCGTGGAATAAGTTCGTTTCGCGCAATTTCATGTCGCTCGTCGGCGCGCCGCTCAAGCATACTCGCGGGACTGCCCTTCAGCGTGTCGATCAGGGCGCCGGCGATTGCATAGGCGTCGTGAATGCCGCAGTTCATGTTCATGCCGCCGCGCGTATTGGTCAGGTGTGCGGCGTCGCCGACCAGGAAGATCCGGCCCGCGCGGTTTTCGCCGGCAATGGCGCTGCTCACCGCAAAGATGTCGACGGAAACGAAATCCGGTTCGAGAAGGTCAGACGAGGAAAAGAACCTGCCGAGCCGTTCGCCAAGCCAGTCCCTGTCCAGCGCCTGTCGCTCCGATATCCCGGCGGGGACCCTGAGGATGATCCGCCAGCAATCGGGCATCTCGAGCAGGCTGCAGGAGCCTTCGTCATTGAAGACGTAACTGAGCGGCGCAATTCCGGGAATCACGGAGTCCAGGTCCTGGCGCGTCATGACGCGAAGCACGCGCGTTCCATAGGGCCGTTCGTCGAATTCAATCCCGAGGCTTTCCCGCACGGCGCTGCGCGCGCCGTCCGCCGCGAACAGCCAGGACCCGGTGACCTTCTCCCGGCCTGCCGCGAACCTGACATCGGCGGCAACCTGCGAGCCAACCGTTTCCGCACCGACGACCTCCGCCCCGAACCTGACTTCGGCGTTCGGCAACCGCCGGAGAGCCCCCACCATGTCCCGCGTGAGGTCCGCCTGCTCATAATGCAGGCGAAAGGGAAAGGGCGTTTCCGTCTCCAGGAGCGACAGGTCAAACCGCGCCAGCGCCTGGTGGGCGCCGTCCAGGTATTGAATCTCCCGCACGACCCTGCCCGCGCTCACCGCCGTGTCCGCCAGGCCGAGCTCGTCCAGAATGGCCAGGGTGGGCGGATGAAAGGTCGAGGCCCGGGACGCGCGGCTGAGCGCCTCGCGCTTCTCGAAGACCCTCACCCGGACACCCGCCCTGGCGAGCAGCAGCGCGGTTACCAGGCCCACGGGCCCGGCGCCGGCCACAAGGACCGGATCATGCCCGGCTACTGACATGTTGCCTTCGTACCCGGCTTGCCAACGCGATGCGTTGGCTTTCAGGAATCTTCGGAAAAGCAGTCAACCGAAACCCTGCAAAGTCCTGTGATATAACCTGTTGCACAGGCAGCGTTCTGAACCATGCCAGTTCAGGAGGGGGGATCTCATGAACACGCACCGTTCCACTCTAACGGTAGCTACGGTACTCGCGGGCCTATTTCTTGCAAGCGACTTCGCCCTGACCGTCGCCCAGGCGCAAATCGAAGAAATAGTCGTCACCACACGCAAGCGCGAAGAGCGGCTGTCCGAATTGCCGCTGTCCGTTTCCGCGCTCGGCTGGGAGGAACTCCAGAATCGCGGCGTGGAGCACCTTCTGGACCTGGCGCACCACGTGCCCGGACTTGATTTCGAAACCACCGGCAGCATCGCCGGTTCACGCCCGATCATTCGCGGCCTGAACCAGCAGACGCGCGTTGGCGACGAAGTCAATGTCGCGACCTTCGTGGACGGCGTCTATACGCCCGGTTTTACCGGCTCGACGTCCATAGGGTTCGACGGCCTTGAGCGGGTCGAGGTGGCCAAGGGTCCGCAAAGTGCGCTGCAGGGCCGCAACAGTTTCGCCGGGTCGATCAACTACATCACACGGAGGCCCGGCGACGAGTTCGAGGCGGGCGTTCGGGCAACGGCGGGTACCGAAGGCAAGTGGGATGCATCGGCCTACCTCTCGCTGCCCCTGGCCGAGAATGGACTGGCGGTACGGGTCGACGCCGGCGTGTACAACAGCGGCGGAACCCATACCAACAGCATCAACGGCGACCGGTTGAACGACCAGGAATCGGGATTCGTGCGCGTGAACGCCGTGTTCAATCCGAACGAATCGCTGGATGGGTTCTTCTCGCTCAGCTACCGGGAAGACAAGATTTCCCCCAGTCCGCGGGCCTTTGTCGCCGACGACGATCCGCGCCTGATCGGGAAACCGGCCTCCGTCAGCCCCTTCGAGCGCGGCGAGTCCACCGCGGCCGGCATCTGCCGGGACGGCCTGGGGGGCGAGATCGACTGCGGTATTCCCCGCTTGTTTGACGGTGAAGTCACGTCCACGGGCGGAGAGCTTTTCGCCGATCCCATGGGCGTGGCCGGGGACCGGAACTCGCTGCGCGCGGTCCTGGAACTGACCTGGGACCTCGACGCCGTTTCGGTCACCTCGCTCACCGGTCTGCAGGACCGCAAGGCCTTTACCTTCTCCGATGCCGATACGAGCCCGGAAGGCACGTCGTTCTCGGGCATCGTCGGGCGCAGGACCCAGGCCTTGTCCGGCGGACCCGTGCTCGCGCAGTCGCTCACGGGATCGGATGAGGACCGCCGGGAATTCAGCCAGGACCTGCGGATGCAATCGAACGGCGACAACACCCTGGACTGGCTGGTCGGCGTCTACTTCAGCAGCGAGGACTTCGACGACAACCGCAAGCGCTGCTCGGACCCGCCCGTGAGGTCAAGAAGCACGGTCTATACGCAGGGCTGCCCGCCCGTGCTCGACGAGGAGGTCAATCGCAAGAACACGTTCCGGTCGGTGTACGGCGCCGTTGATTTCGACGCCTCGGAGCAGATGAATCTCGCTCTCGAACTGCGCTACACGTCGGAAAAGAAAGAATTCGACGAGATGCAGAACGTCTTCCCGATGAGGTCCCCAACCAGTGCAAGCTTTGTACCGCCGCAGGGCCGGTTCGAGGACACTTTCAGCTTCCTGACGCCGCGCGGCGTGGTTTCCTACCGGCCCAACGAGGACACCCTGCTCTACGCGGTGGCCGCCCGGGGCGCGAAATCCGGCGGCTTCAATTCCGGTTCGATCTGCGTGGGTTCCAACGACCCCGGCCCGGACTGTTCGGTATCTGAACGCAGCTTCGAGATCGAGACCAACTGGACCTACGAAGCCGGCGCCAAGGTCAACCTGTTCGGCACGGCGCAAGTGAATGCGTCCGTCTTCTTCACGGACTGGAAGGACCAGCAGTTGATCGCGGGCACGGAACTGGCGACGAGCAGCAGCCCGATCGTGCGCAATATCGAAGGCTCCGAGGTGCAGGGCATCGAGCTGGAGGCCTACGTCGCGCTGACCGAGGCCATCAGCCTGAACCTTGGATACGCCTTTACCGATACCGAGTACGGCCACGCCTACTCCACCGCGACGGACGATCTCGAAGGAGTTTGCGACATCCTGGATTGCGCCGTCATGGCCGACGATATGGGCGAAGGCCCGATCACCACCGGTGAAATCACCGGCAATCAGTTCTCCAGCGTCAGCAGGCACTCCGGCAATGTCGGAATCGCGTTCGTCAGCCGGTTCATGAACGGCGGCTACGACTTTTTCGGCCGCGCCGACGCCGTGTTTCGCGGCAAGCGCTATATCGACGATTCCAATACCGGGTACATCGGCAGTCAGACGACCGTCAATGTGCGCTTCGGCCTGCAGAGGGAGAACCTGTCCGTGCAGGGCTTCTGCAGCAACGTGACGGATGACGACACGCCGATCCGGTCGTTCCTGCTGCGGAACTTCCTGGGCGTGCCGCATCGCGTCATACACGAGCGCGAGGGGCGCAAGTGCGGCGTGAGCCTCTCGTTCACCTATTAATGCCGGCCTTCTTGAGGGCCTGCGCGAGGCGATCTCCGGGAAGCAGGTCGCCTGAATCGACGAGCTGCCGCCGTTGACGCATCAATCGATCCGTTCCGCCTTCTCCAGCGACCGCAACATCGAGCTTTCCATCAGGAAATCCGTCATCAGGCGGCGGTCGCTGGTCACGCGTTGCAGTTCGTCCCATACCTCGGCTCTTTCTTTCCTGCCCTTAACCCTGTGGCGCCGGTAGTTCCGGTCCGACCTGACCTGTACGTCATCGAGGGCGATTGAGCGGCGCTGCCGCGAATACCGGTCCAGCAACGATTCGTCGGCGCCCTCCAGGATGATCGCGGCCAGCTTGTCGCAAAGGCTGCGCGCGTCGTGAATGCCGCTGTTCATTCCCAGTCCGCCCGAGGGACTGTTGAGATGGGCGGCATCGCCGGCCAGCACCATGCGCCCCGTCCGGAAGCTGTCGGCAATCCGCCGGTGAATGGTGTAGGCGCCCGTGTGAACGATCTCGTACGGACCCTCCTTCGGGTGGATTTCCTGCAGCCTGGCCTGGATCCGTTCCGGCTGCAACGCTTCCTCATGCGACTGTCCGGGTTTTGGCGAGAATCCGACCCGCCAGACGTCCTTCAGCTGCATCATGCTGAAGTGACTGTCTTCGGTCCAGCAGTAATTGACGGACAACAAACCCTCGATGTGTTGGTCGAAGGGATAGCGAACCGCGACCGTCAGCGACGTAATCGGGTAGGTCTCGCCCCTGAAGTCCAGGCCCATGGCCTTGCGGACCCGGCTGCCCGCACCGTCCGCGCCGATGACAAAGCCGCCCCGGACCGTTCGCGTGCCCGCCGGGCCTTCCACCTCGATTTCGACGCCATTTTCGTTCTGCGTCGCATCGATCACGCGAGCCCCGAACTCGAGATCGAACAGACGGTTGTCCCCGAGCCGTGAACAGATCGCGCGCGTCAGCCGGAACTGTTCGCACTGCAGCCTGTAGGGATGAGAGGTCCGGCCCCGAAGGACTTCCATATCGAACACGGCGCATGCACCCGTTACGTGATTGCGATATTGCCACTGCCTGCACTGGAGGCCATTCGCGAGCAAGTCCGCGACGACGTCGGCATCTTCAAGCACATCCAGCGTGCCAGGATGAAAGGTCGAGGCGCGCATGTCTTCGGGCAGTTCGCTCTCGGCCTCGAATACCGACACCGGGATGCCGCTGCGGATCAGGAACAGGGCGCAACTCAGCCCGACGGGGCCGGCGCCTGCAATCAGGACTCGATCGTCGTCCGCCGGGCCAACTCTGTTCACGCTATGCGACGCCGCTGTGACGAGCCTCGATTATTCGGACTCCCCTGGCACCGGGATGCTGTCCAGAAGGCCGTCCACGACCGCGCCAAAGGCGCTCCAGGGCGCCTCCCGGAAACTGTGGTTGCGCACGATGAAGGACGGCCCGGCGAAAAAGTTCTCGTATTGCTGCTGGCGCGAGCCGAACTCGCTGCCGTACATGTCCCAGGCCAGGCGGTACAGCTTGACGCGGTCCACCGCGGTTTCATCCCCGGCCGCCCAGTAGTCCCTGAAGATGTCCCGGGTCGCCGGGTTTTCCAGCACCGAGATGTCGGCGGGCATCTGGAACACGCTGCCGCCGGACAACTCCCGCATCATCGCGATGATCTCGGGGTAGTGCTCCTGGCACCAGTTGAGCGCCGCATACATGTAGCGCCGGTTGAAATTCACGAATCCGTTGCCGAGGTCTTCGCAGTCCTGTATCTGGCCCTGGATCATCCCGCCGAGGGCCGCTTCCCACGCTGCGAGTCTCCCGAGTTTTTCCGCCACGACGGGAATCCTGTCGACCCCGGCGGATTGCGTGATCTTGTGGATGATTCCGGCGATGAAACGCAGTTTTGCATGAAAACGCACATTGGACTGGTGATTGCCGAGCGTATGCGAGGCGGTCTGGACGTAAATCTCCCGCGAGAGCGCCGCGCGGTCGTGAACGAAAACGCGCTCCCAGGGCACCCGCAGGTTATCGAAGATCAGCATCACGTCGCTTTCGTCAAAATTCGACGCGAGCGGACTGTCGAACTCCGTGGCCGCATAGAGCTCCATGGGCTTGCGTACCCACAGGGTCAGCCCCGCGGTATTCATCGGCACGGCGCAGGTTATGGCTTCCTTTTTCTTGTCATCGGAAATCGGCGTCAGGTTGCCGATCCAGACTTCATCGCAGAAGACGCCCGCCGTGGCCAGCATCTTCATTCCGTTCAGGATGACGCCGTTGTCATCCTCGTCGACGACCTGCAGCACGGCCTGGTATCCCCTGGTGTCGCCGAAGATGTTTTCGTTCTTGGACTGGGGGGCCGGATGCACGGCATACGAGGCGTACAGGTCGTTCTTTCTGAGGTGCTCGTAGTAGTCGGTGATATGGCCCGAACAGGAATCGCCGTCCCGGTCCAGTATTTCCGGGTTCATCGCAAGGCCCGTCACGAAGCTGGCGACGTGATCGGGACTTCGGCCGAAAAGACCGTATGTCCGTTCGGCGATCGCGTAGTGCGCCCGCGAGCGCCTGACGAGGTCTTCACGGGTTCGGGGCATGAGGAAATAGGACGAGAATTCCTCGCCCTCCTCCTCGAACGACATCGGCTCGCCGTTGGCGGGATCGGCCTTGTGGTCGAACAGCCTGGCCAGCGTTTGCGCAGCGCCCCTGAAGGCCGGGTGTTCGACAACGTCTTTCACCTCCTCGCCGCCGATGTAGACCTTGCGCCCATCCTTCAATCCAGCCAGGAATTTCTTGCCGGTACGCAGCATCTTTCCGATTCAGCGGCGAAAGCTAAAATGAACGGTCAAATCCACGCCCGACCGTCGAACCGAATGGTTGCCTGCCGGACAAACAGGGGACGAGCATGTTGATGAACAACTGGTACGTGGCTGCCAAGAGCCATGAAGTGAATGCGGAAAAGCCATTGATCGTGCGTATGTTAGGCCAGAATTTCGTACTCTTCCGCACTCCCGAAAACCAGGCCGTCTGTCTGACCAACACCTGCTGCCATCGCGGCGGTTCGATAGGCCGGGGTGAACTGGACGGCGCCGGACGTATCGCCTGCGGCTACCACGGCTGGAAATTCAATGCGCAGGGCCAGTGCGTCGAGATTCCCGCCCTGGGGGAAGACACCAACATCCCCAGGCGCGCACGGGTGGACTCGTATCCCGTCGAAGAGCATTTCGACTGGGTCTGGGTTTTCCTGGGCGACCTGGAAGAGGAAAAGCGCCCGGCGATCCCGACGACCGTTTTCCCCGAGTACCACGACAAGGAAAACTGGCGAGTGGTTTCGATCGAGTTTGACGCCGATGTGAACTGGGCCCGCGGGCACGAGAACTCGCTCGACAGCGCGCATCCCGCATTTGTGCATTCGCGTTTCGGGCGGCGCAGCGCGCCGAAAGTGCAGATCGTCCCGCTGGTCGAAAACGACTTCGGGGGCCATAACGCCACTCGCGAACGCGTCCCGCCCAAGCACACGCAGGTGAGCGAGGATATCGCCAGGCTGGTTTCCAGAAAACGGGGCAATACGGTGGCCTCCACCGACTCCTACCTGGCGGGTATTTCGCACCGTATCGACATCACCCGCGAGGGCAATATCCGGCAGGTCACGGTCTCCGCGCGCACGCCCGTCGATTCGTACAACACGCGGATCTTCATGCACCAGGCGCGCAACTACCTGATGGAAGAGGAGCACGACGAGGCCCGCCTCGACGGCATCCGGCTGGCCTTCCGCGAGGACTATGAGGCAGTCGCTTCGGTCGAGCCGAAATTCGTGCCGCGCTCCATGGCGCACCAGCTGCTGGTCGAGTCCGATCAGCTCGAAACGGCGTTCCGGAAGGTGCTGTTCGATAAAGTGAAGCAGGGCTGGGAAATCGACGTCGAGAAACTGGAGCACGAAGGGCGCTACCGGCACTTCTCGATTCCGTCGCCGGCCCGCCGGGCCGACCCGAAGAACTGGGTCCACCCGGTTGTGCCTACGACTTTCCCCCGCCAGGATCAGGCCAGCGAATAAGCCGGCAGCGAATCCTCAGTAGTCGTACCAGAAATTTTGCCAGGCCGCCCGCGGGTGCAGATAATCCGCGGCTTCGCGTGCGTTGTCCGGCTGATACCCGGTCCAGAGATTGGGCTGATAGCGCTCTTCATACTGGTCGAAGACGTGCCGGTACATGCTGATGTGAAAATCGGGAATCCGATGGCGCTCGCGATAGGCCGCCATGTCGATCACGGCGCGGCGGCGGGTCTCGAAGGGGCCGGCCTGGGCAAGCACCTCGCCCTTCGGCCCGAATATCGAAGACCGCCCCACCCAATCGTTGCGCGGCGCGTTCTCGACGAAAAACTCTTTGTTCTCGTAGCCGATATTCAGTGAATTGTTCACGACCACCGTGAAGACGTCGTGATGGTAGGAGCACATCTGCGTGTCCTCCCAGCGGAACCCGCCGGTGGCGGGCCGCACCAGGATTTCCGCGCCTTTCAGCGCCTGCGCCCGGAACAGTTCGGGTTCGTACTGGACCGGCGACATCGCGATGTTGCCGATGTCGGTCCGGGCTACGGGAATCACCGCGTCCCAGCCGTACATCTCGACGAAACGGTCGAAAACGTCGTAGATGCAGGTCGTGATCTGCTCGCTGTGCCGGAACGTTCCGCGCTTGGCGCGCTGCTTCCAGTGCCTGGCCACGATATTGCTATCCGGCCCCACCAGGATCTGCATGTTCATCACGTGGCCCGGCCAGTCCTCGTCCTTGATCAGGCAGCCGAAAGCGATGTAGCAGTCGTATTGCTTCGCCTTCAGCGCAATCTCCTCGATTTCCCTGCATTCCGTATAACGCGCCACCCTCAGGTACTGCTCGCGGTTCTTCCTGCCTCCTCCCTGAAGGGGGAACTCGTGAAAACACACGAGGTCGGCCCGGCCCTTGCCCTGCGCCTTGTCGATCGCGTTGAGCGTGTAATCGAGGTTGTCCCGGATCAGCGGTTCCGGATCGTCCGGGTCAACCGGCCGAGTGCGCGTCTGCACGATATTGATGGACACCTTGTCGCGGCGCAGGTCAACGGTCGGATAGGTGCCGTCCTTGCGCACCATCGTAGGTACGGGAATGTCGTGTCGGGTTGTCATGGCGAAGCTCTCCGTTTGCGGCATCCTAGCAGCCCGCGGCGGAACGAAGGAACTACCGGGGCGCTTATGTCGCCGGTCGGATGTTCGCCTTCTCCAGGACCCGCCTGCGGTAGAGCAGGCACAGCAGCACCGTGATCAGAACGACGCCCGAGCCCAGGATGATCGGCCACGACAGACCGATCAGATCGGCCAGGATGCCGAAGAAAAACGTGCCCAGGGCCGGCCCGCCCCGGTTCAGCATGAACCAGGAGCTCATCACCCTTCCGCGGGTGTCCTCGTCAACCGCGTGCTGCACGAGCGATTGCGAAGACACGCTGAAGACCACGTTCATGAAACCGAGCGCGACCAGGAAGGCGCCCGCCACCCAGTATTCGCGCACCAGCGCGAAGGCGGTAGCGGCCGCGGCAATGGCGAGGCTGCTCAGCAACACGACCTTCATGAGACCGCTTGAATGGCGCGTCCGCGCCATGGACAGGCCACCCGCAATGCTGCCCGCGGCGCTCATCGAGATCAGGATCGACAGGCCCGCCATCCCCTCGGCAAACACCATATCCACGTAAGCGGGCAGCATGAACATGATCGGGCGGGCGAACAGGACCATCACGGCAGCAAGGACGACCGTCATCAGAATGGCCTTGTTGCGGCCGAGACAGGCCATCCCTTCGATCGCCTCGCCGAAGGCCCCGGTCCTCCGGTCCGGTGAACGCGGGGCTTTGCGCGCCAGCTCCGGCAGTCGAATCGCCGCAATGCAGGAAATAAAGACCACAAAGCTCAGCGCGTTCACCAGCATCGCCAGGCCGATCCCGCTGACCGCAACGACCACCCCGGAAAGGATGGGACCGAGCAATCGGGCCGTGTGCAGACTGATGTTGCCTATCGCGATGGCCGCTGTCTGCTGCGCCGACGGCACGAGCCGTGGGACCACGGCCAGCCGCGCCGGTTGTCCGAGCGACTGAAACGCCGCCTGCAGCGCCCGGATAATGCAGATGATGACAACGTTGAGATGTCCGGTGCTGTAGATGGCGAAAAGGGCAAGCGCGCAGAACAGGCCGCCCCCGTTGCTGAAAAGGATGAGCCGGCGCCGATCCAGGCGGTCGGCCAGCACGCCCCCCAACGGACCGACCAGGAAAATCGGCACGAACTGGGACGCCGCCACGATACCCAGCCAGACCGTGGAATTGGTGAGTTCCCAGATCAGCCAGGACACCGCCACCAGCTGAATCCAGTTTCCCGTCAGAGACAGCACGTTGCCCACCGAAAACAGGGCGAAGTTCCGGTTGCCGAACAGCTGCCTGACGGTCGAGATTTTCATCGCTTTCCAAGTCTATACGGCGTTCGCACGCGGGGCTCCGGCATGCGAAAATCGCGCCGGAACCCTCTGAGCACCCCTGATATGAACTCCTCGCCACTACGAATCGACGCCCACCAGCACTTCTGGAAAGTCGAGCGCAATGACTACGGCTGGCTGACCCCGGCGCTCAAGCCCCTATACCGTGATTTCGGGCCCGACGACCTCGCCCCGCTTCTGCAAGCGGCGGGCGTCGACAGGACCATCCTGGTCCAGGCCGCGCCCACCGTCGCGGAAACGCGCTTCCTGCTGGAACTGGCCGGGCGGACCGACCTGGTAGCCGGCGTCGTGGGCTGGATCGACATGGAAAGCGCCGACGCGGCAACGGTGCTGACCGATCTCGCGCAAAACCCGAAGCTGGTCGGAATCCGGCCGATGATCCACAACATCGAGGACGAAGCGTGGATCACGCGCCCGGACCTAGCGGCGGCGACCGAGGCGGTGATCGATGCCGATCTGTGCTTCGACGCACTGGTCCGGCCCCAGCACCTGTCCTACCTGCTCGAATTCCTCAAGCGCCATCCTGACCTCAAAACCGTCATCGACCATGGCGCCAAGCCGGTCATTACCGAGGGCCTTTGGCAGCCGTGGGCGGACCGGATGTCCGAAATTGCCGAGAGCACCGATGCGTACTGCAAGCTCTCCGGCCTCCTGACCGAAGCGAGCCCGGATCAGGGCTACGACGACCTGCTCCCCTACATGGAGCACCTGCTCGCCACGTTCGGACCGGAACGCCTGATGTGGGGCAGCGACTGGCCGGTGCTTCTGCGCGCCGGCGCCTACCCCGGCTGGTTTGCGATTGCCGAGCGCTTTCTGAACAGCCTGGACGAAGCGGACCGGGCGCAGGTGCTGGGCGGCACCGCCGCCCGCTTCTACGGCGTCTGAAGCGGCCTTACATGTGCGGCCTATGAGTAAGCGAAAGCGCGTACTGATTACCGGAGCTGCGTCGGGAATAGGCCTTGCCTGCGCGCGGAGATTCAAGCGGGAGGGATACGCTGTGCTGGGCATGGACCTCAATGCAAGTCCGGATCCATCGGTCTTCGACCGCTTCGAGCAGGCGGACGTAAGCAACGAGGAAGTGACGCAAAAGGCTGTGCAGGGCTTCGACGTCCCCTCAGGAGGGCTGGACGCGCTCGTTCACTGCGCCGGCATCGGTCAGTACGGCACCGTGACGGAACTGGATTCGCAAAGCTGGTCCAACGTCCTGCGGGTCAACCTGACTTCGGCCTTCCTTGTGGCTCGCGCAGTCATTCCTCACATGCAGAAACACGGGGGCGGGACGATAGTCACCATCGGCAGCGTGTATGGACGTCTGGCGCCCGAAAGAATGAGCGCCTATGCGGCGAGCAAGGCGGGAGTGGCGCAATTGACCCGGTGCATCGCCATCGATTACGCAAGCGACAACATTCGGGCGAATTGCGTTTGCCCGGGGCTGGTGACCACCCCGATGTCCTCGCATCTGAACGCGCCAGGCAAGGAAAAGCAGCTGGAGGCGTCGCTGAAGGCGCATCCGATGAAGCGCGCCGGGACTCCGGATGAAATTGCCGACACCGTTGCCTTCCTTTGCTCGGACGCGGCAAGCTACATCACGGGCCAGAACATTTACGTGGATGGCGGTTACACGACCGGAAAGCAGTTGAACCCGTAGAGCCGGCTTCCGGCCAGCTAGCCGGGCGCAGCAATCGCGTCCTTGATCCAGCGTGCCGTGGCGGGGGCGCCAATGTTGCGTACCTCAAGGCCTGATTGACTCTCATCTGCCCTGGCCACCAAGCGATTGTCGGCCGTTACCAACGAAAACCCTCAGCGATTGCGATCCTCGCGCAGCAGCTTGACACTGTCTGTTTGATTGCGCTCGATGGTGAGTGACTGGAGATCACGTATGCGGGCACGTAACTCCTCTATGCGCCCGAGGGGGTCCGCGCGTTGCGTCAACGTATGGCGGATTTCCCCTTCGAGGGAGCGGTGATTGGCCTTTGCCTGCGCCTTCAACTTCTCAATCACTCCATCGTCCAGGTTGCGAATCGTTAGTGTGCCCATTGCAGAACTCCAAAATAACTGCAAT is part of the Gammaproteobacteria bacterium genome and harbors:
- a CDS encoding SDR family oxidoreductase encodes the protein MSKRKRVLITGAASGIGLACARRFKREGYAVLGMDLNASPDPSVFDRFEQADVSNEEVTQKAVQGFDVPSGGLDALVHCAGIGQYGTVTELDSQSWSNVLRVNLTSAFLVARAVIPHMQKHGGGTIVTIGSVYGRLAPERMSAYAASKAGVAQLTRCIAIDYASDNIRANCVCPGLVTTPMSSHLNAPGKEKQLEASLKAHPMKRAGTPDEIADTVAFLCSDAASYITGQNIYVDGGYTTGKQLNP